The Pseudofrankia sp. DC12 region CGACGCTGCGCTACCAGGTGCAGGAGATGGTCTACACCGAGCGGCTGACCGACCCGGCCGACGTCGAGCACGAGGTCGAGGTCTACGGCCGCCTGATGCCGACCAGCCACTCGCTGACCGCGACGATGTTCATCGAGCTGCGGAACACCGAGTCGGTCCGCGACGAACTGCGGCACCTGGCCGGCCTGCAGAACGCCCTCTCGCTGGAGATCGACGGCGAGACCGTCGCCGCCGAGGAGATCCGCGGCCCCGACGAGGACCTCAACGTCCCGAGCGAGACCGTCTCGGTGCACATGTTCCGGTTCCCGCTGAACGACGAGCAGCGGGACAAGTTCCGCGACCCAGCGGTGACCGTCGAGCTGGCCGTCGACCACGAGGCCTACAGCGACTCGACCGCCATCAAGGGCGCCACCCGCCGGTCACTCATCGCCGACCTCAGCCTGCGCTGACGACACCCGCGTCGAACCGCCCCGGGCCCGCCGCCGCTACGCTCGGGGCATGATCGGGGACTTGCGGGACGAGATCGTGTACGAGCCCGAACGGGACGGGAAGCCCGACCCGGGCGAGGTGGTGTGGGCCTGGGTGCCGTTCGAGGAGGACCCCAGCCAGGGCAAGGACCGGCCGGTGCTGCTGATCGGCGCCCGGGGTGACCGGCTGCTCGGCCTGATGCTGACCAGCAAGGACCACGACCGGGACGCCGAGCAGGAGGCCCGCCACGGCCGGCACTGGATGGACGTCGGCACCGGCGGCTGGGACCGCGAGGGACGCCCCAGCGAGGTCCGGCTCGACCGGCTGCTCGTCCTCGACCCGGACGGGGTGCGCCGGGAGGGCGCCGCGCTGCGCCCCGCGATGTTCGAGCAGGTCGCCGAGGCCGCGCTGCGCTTCCAGGACTGAGACTTCCCAGCAGAACAGGGCGTGGCCGGCGGTACGGGACTCCCGTACCGCCGGCCACGCCTTCGTCGTACCGGGCCCCGTCCTAGTCCTCCGGGACCGGCGGGTGAATGAAGTTCTCGAAGACCAGGCAGGTCGCGAAGAACACGGTCATCAGGCCGCCGATGAAGCACAGCCAGATGCCGAAGATGAACCCCGAGACCAGCACCGTGGCGCTGGCCGCGATGAAGAACGGGTAGTAGCTGCCCGGGGTGAAGTGCCCGAGCTCGCCCGCGCCGTCCGCGACCTCGGCGTCCGCAAGGTCCGACGGGCGCATCCCGATCCGCTTACCGGTGAACAGCAGGTAGAAGCCCACCAGGAAGCCCATGCCGGCGGTCAGGGCCAGCGCGGCCGTGCCCGTCGGGTCCTTCGAGTAGATCCAGTAGATGACGTCGACGATCACCGCGAAGACGCCGAAGATGCTGAAGACGTACCCCTCAACCCTCATGTCGCGGCCCCCTTGGCGCTGATGAGCTCCGCGGCGGCGCGCTGCCGTTCGAGGGCCTCCGCCGCGATCGCCGGGTAGTGCAGGTCGAACGCCGGGCGCTCGGAGCGGATACGCGGCAGCGAGAGGAAGTTGTGCCGCGGCGGCGGGCAGGACGTCGCCCATTCGAGCGAGTTGCCGAAGCCCCACGGGTCGTCGACCTGGACGATCTTGCCGTGCTTGTACGAGTGCCACAGGTTCCACACAAACGGCAGCGTGGACAGCGCCAGGAAGAAGGCGCCCGCCGTCGAGACCGTGTTCAGGGTGGTGAACCCGTCACTCGGGCTGTAGTCGGCGATCCGGCGCGGCATGCCCTTGATGCCCAGCCAGTGCTGCACCAGGAACGTCAGGTGGAACCCGAAGAACAGCGTCCAGAAGTGGACCTTGCCGATCCGCTCGTCCATCAGCCGCCCGGTGACCTTCGGGAACCAGAAGTAGACGCCGGCATAGGCGGCGAACACGACCGACCCGAACACCACGTAGTGGAAGTGGGCGACGACGAAGTAGCTGTCGGAGACGTGGAAGTCGATCGGGGGGCTGGCCAGCAGGACGCCGGTCAGGCCGCCGAACAGGAACGTCACCAGGAAGCCGAGGCTGAACAGCATCGGTGTCTCGAAGGTGAGCGAGCCCCGCCACAGCGTGCCGATCCAGTTGAAGAACTTCACGCCCGTCGGCACCGCGATGAGGAACGACAGGAACGCGAAGAACGGCAGCAGGACGGCGCCGGTGACGAACATGTGGTGCGCCCACACCGAGATCGACAGGGCGCCGATGCCGATGGTGGCGAACACCAGGCCCTTGTAGCCGAACAGCGGTTTACGGGAGAAGACCGGCAGCACCTCGGTGATGATCCCGAAGAACGGCAGGGCGATGATGTAGACCTCGGGATGCCCGAAGAACCAGAACAGGTGCTGCCAGAGGATCGCGCCACCGTTGGCCGGGTCGAAGATGTGCGCGCCGAACCGGCGGTCAGCCTCCAGCGCGAACAGCGCGGCGGCCAGCGGCGGGAAGGCCACCAGTGCCAGGATCGACGTCACCAGGAAGTTCCAGCAGAAGATCGGCAGCCGGAACATCGTCATACCCGGGGCCCGCAGGCAAAGGATCGTGGTGATCATGTTGACAGCACCGAGGATGGTGCCCATTCCCGAGGTGGCCAGGCCCAGCACCCACAGGTCACCGCCGACGCCCGGCGAGTAGGTGGCGTTCGACAGCGGCGCGTACGCGAACCAGCCGAAGGCCGCCGCGCCGTCCGGCGTCAGGAAGCCCGCGACGACCGTCAGGCTGCCGAACAGGAACAGCCAGAACGACAGTGCGTTCAGCCGCGGGAACGCGACGTCCGGCGAGCCGATCTGCAGCGGGATCAGGTAGTTGGCGAACGCGAAGGCCAGCGGCGTCGCGAACATCAGCAGCATCAGCGTGCCGTGGATCGTGAACAGCTGGTCGTACTGCTCGTTCGAGAAGAACTGCAGGCCGGGGCGGGCAAGCTCCGCGCGCATGCACAACGCGAGGATGCCGGCGAACGCGAAGAACCCGAACGACGCCAGGAAGTACATGATGGCGATGTCCTTGTGGGACGTCGTCCGCAGGTAGCCCAGGAGCGTGTTCATCGCCTTGGGCGGCTCGTGGTGCGCCGGGGGCTCCGCATGCCCGACCGGCGGCTCGTGGACAAGTGTCACTGTCCGCTCCCGGTGGTGGTGCCGGCGGTGAGCGCGGGCGCACCGGCGGCCGTGGCGGTGGCCGTCTCACGCTCGCTGATGAACTTGTCGTACTCGGCGGCCGGGACGACCTTCACGTAGAAGTTCATCTGGTCGTGCCCCTGGCCGCACAGCTCGGCGCACCGGCCGATGAACGTGCCGGTGCTGTCCGGCGTCACCTCGAACTGGTTGATGCGGCCCGGGATGACGTCCCGCTTGAACAGGAACTCGGGCACCCAGAACGAGTGGATGACGTCCGGCGACGTGAGCACGAAACGCACGGTCCGGCCCTCGGGAATCTCCAGCACCGCGGGCACGCCCGGCTGGCCGGTGACCTCGACGAGGTTGCCGCCGTTCTTGCCGGTGTCCATGTACCGGAACTGCCAGTTCCACCGGAAGCCGACCACGTTCACCGTGACGTCCGGGTTCTTCGACAGATGGTCGATCTTGGTCTCGTCCCGCGCCGTGTAGTAGAACAGCCCGACGGCGACCACGAACGGCACGATCGTGTACAGCACCTCGACGGGGAGGTTGTACCGGACCTGCCGCGGCAGCGCCTCGGACCGCTTCCGGAACGCGATGATCGCGTAGAAGATCAGGCCCCAGACGATCACACCGACGGTGAGCGCCGCGATGGCCGATCCCTGCCACAGGTTCAGAATGCGGTGGCTCTGCACGGTCGCGCCGCCGGGGAAGCCGAATCTCGGCTCCTGACAGGCGGTCGCGGCCAGCGCCAGCACACTCAGCCCGACACCCAGCCGAACAACGCGCCGGGTACGACCACGCCCGCCGCGGCCCGGGACGGGCGCGCTACCGGCATCGGCGGCGGAAGGGCCGTTCGGGGGCGGCGAAACGTCGCCCACAGCTGTACGGGCCCGTGGGCCGCCGGGCGCGCACGGCTCCGCCATGCTCGCGCGCCCGTTAGCCAGGCCCGCCGGCCGGGTCCGACCGAAGGAACTCCTCACCAGGTCCTGCCTCCCACGACTACGCCCAACCCGGGACACACGACTGGGTCACCTGGGCGAACGCACGGTCTTCGACACGCTGTAGTTGCTGCGACGGGAGCGTATCCCAGCCGACGTCACGGTTCTCGCCAGAGGCCCTCCCGCGCCAGGGTTCACACCCTTCGATCCCGCAGCCGAAAGCGCAGCGTTACGGACTATGACGATCTGTCGCGAAATCGGGGTGTCCAGCCCGCCAAGGGCGCTCCGGACGGGCCGGTCCAGACGGGCACGGCGTGTCGTCGTGCCGGCGTAGCGTCGACGGCGTGCCGGCCTATCTCGACCACGCGTCGACGACCCCGCTGCACCCGGCCGCGCGGGCCGCGCTGCTCGCCGCGCTCGACGACGGCTGGGCCGACCCGGCCCGGCTCTACCGGGAGGGCCGCCGGGCCCGGATGCTGCTGGACGCGGCCCGAGAGAGCGTCGCCGGGGTGCTCGGCGCCCGGGCCGACGAGGTCTCCTTCTGCGCGAGCGGAACATTCGCCGCCCACCAGGCCGTGCTGGGCACGGCCGCCGGCCGCCGCCGGGCCGGCGACCTGGTGCTGGTCAGCGCCGTCGAGCACTCCAGCGTGCTGCACGCCGCGGACCGCCACGAGCGGTCCGGCGGCCGGGTGCGCCAGCTTCCCGTGGACGTCCACGGACGGGTGGACCCGGCCGGCTGCGCTCCCCCACCGGGCACCGCTCTGGTGAGTGTGCAGCACGCCAACCACGAGGTCGGCACGGTGCAGCCGGTGGCGGCGGTGGCCGAGATCACGCACGCGGCCGGGGTGCCGCTGCACACGGACGCCGCCATGACCGTCGGGCGGGTCCCGGTCGACGTCCGCGTGCTCGGGGCCGACCTGCTCACCGCGAGCGCGCACAAGTTCGGCGGCCCGCCCGGCGTCGGGATCCTGGTGGTGCGGGCGGGTACCCGGTGGGCGAACCCGATGCCCGCCGACGAGCGCGAGCACGGCCGCGCGGCCGGCTTCCCCAACCTGCCGGCGATCGTCGCGACGGCGACCGCGCTGCACGCCCAGGCCGGCGAGCTGGCCGCCGAGCGCGACCGGCTGGGCGCGCTGACCGCCGAGCTGCGCGCCCGGCTCCCCGCACTGGTCGACGACGTCGAGCTGCTCGGCGATCCGGACCCTGCCGGCCGGCTGCCGCACCTGGTCGCGTTCTCCTGCCTGTACGTGGCGGGCGAGGCGCTGCTCGGCGAGCTCGACCGGGCCGGGATCGCGGTGAGCAGCGGCTCGAGCTGCGCGTCGGACGCGCTGACACCCAGTCACGTGCTGGTGGCGATGGGCGCGCTGACGCACGGCAACATCCGTGTCTCGTTCGGCCGGGACTCGTCGGCCGCCGACCTGGCCGCGCTGCTGGACGCGCTGCCCGGCACCGTCGCCGGCATCCGCGAGCGAGCCGGAGTCGTGGGCCTGTGAGCGAGGCGAACGACGGGACGCGGCAGGCGCCGGACGCCGGAGGCCCGCCGGACCTGGTCGTGGACGCGCTGGGCCGGCACTGCCCACTGCCGATCATCGACCTGGCGAAGCGGTTCGACGACGTCCCGGTGGGCGGGACGGTAGAGCTGCTGGCCGACGACCCGGCCGCGCCCGCCGACGTGGCCGCCTGGTGCCGCCTGCGCAAGCAGGAACTCCTGAGCGCCCGTGAGCTGCACCGCGGCCAGGCGTTCCTGATCCGCCGCGTCTCCTAGCGGGTGTCCCCCGCCTCAGTCCTACGTCGTGGTCGCGGGCCTGCGCCCATCAGCGACCAACGCGTAGGACTGAGGCGGGGGCTTGGGCTCAGACTCCGGGCAGGTAGTCCTTGATCTCGTTGGCGGCGTCGGCACCGTAGGCCTCGGTGAAGCGCTTTAGCAGCTCGGCCGG contains the following coding sequences:
- a CDS encoding DUF3501 family protein, producing the protein MTLTVQDITTDHQAYAAGRAEARKRMIPVRAERRVRVGDILVFEFENQATLRYQVQEMVYTERLTDPADVEHEVEVYGRLMPTSHSLTATMFIELRNTESVRDELRHLAGLQNALSLEIDGETVAAEEIRGPDEDLNVPSETVSVHMFRFPLNDEQRDKFRDPAVTVELAVDHEAYSDSTAIKGATRRSLIADLSLR
- a CDS encoding type II toxin-antitoxin system PemK/MazF family toxin; this encodes MIGDLRDEIVYEPERDGKPDPGEVVWAWVPFEEDPSQGKDRPVLLIGARGDRLLGLMLTSKDHDRDAEQEARHGRHWMDVGTGGWDREGRPSEVRLDRLLVLDPDGVRREGAALRPAMFEQVAEAALRFQD
- a CDS encoding cytochrome c oxidase subunit 4, coding for MRVEGYVFSIFGVFAVIVDVIYWIYSKDPTGTAALALTAGMGFLVGFYLLFTGKRIGMRPSDLADAEVADGAGELGHFTPGSYYPFFIAASATVLVSGFIFGIWLCFIGGLMTVFFATCLVFENFIHPPVPED
- the ctaD gene encoding cytochrome c oxidase subunit I; this encodes MTLVHEPPVGHAEPPAHHEPPKAMNTLLGYLRTTSHKDIAIMYFLASFGFFAFAGILALCMRAELARPGLQFFSNEQYDQLFTIHGTLMLLMFATPLAFAFANYLIPLQIGSPDVAFPRLNALSFWLFLFGSLTVVAGFLTPDGAAAFGWFAYAPLSNATYSPGVGGDLWVLGLATSGMGTILGAVNMITTILCLRAPGMTMFRLPIFCWNFLVTSILALVAFPPLAAALFALEADRRFGAHIFDPANGGAILWQHLFWFFGHPEVYIIALPFFGIITEVLPVFSRKPLFGYKGLVFATIGIGALSISVWAHHMFVTGAVLLPFFAFLSFLIAVPTGVKFFNWIGTLWRGSLTFETPMLFSLGFLVTFLFGGLTGVLLASPPIDFHVSDSYFVVAHFHYVVFGSVVFAAYAGVYFWFPKVTGRLMDERIGKVHFWTLFFGFHLTFLVQHWLGIKGMPRRIADYSPSDGFTTLNTVSTAGAFFLALSTLPFVWNLWHSYKHGKIVQVDDPWGFGNSLEWATSCPPPRHNFLSLPRIRSERPAFDLHYPAIAAEALERQRAAAELISAKGAAT
- the coxB gene encoding cytochrome c oxidase subunit II; protein product: MGVGLSVLALAATACQEPRFGFPGGATVQSHRILNLWQGSAIAALTVGVIVWGLIFYAIIAFRKRSEALPRQVRYNLPVEVLYTIVPFVVAVGLFYYTARDETKIDHLSKNPDVTVNVVGFRWNWQFRYMDTGKNGGNLVEVTGQPGVPAVLEIPEGRTVRFVLTSPDVIHSFWVPEFLFKRDVIPGRINQFEVTPDSTGTFIGRCAELCGQGHDQMNFYVKVVPAAEYDKFISERETATATAAGAPALTAGTTTGSGQ
- a CDS encoding cysteine desulfurase family protein gives rise to the protein MPAYLDHASTTPLHPAARAALLAALDDGWADPARLYREGRRARMLLDAARESVAGVLGARADEVSFCASGTFAAHQAVLGTAAGRRRAGDLVLVSAVEHSSVLHAADRHERSGGRVRQLPVDVHGRVDPAGCAPPPGTALVSVQHANHEVGTVQPVAAVAEITHAAGVPLHTDAAMTVGRVPVDVRVLGADLLTASAHKFGGPPGVGILVVRAGTRWANPMPADEREHGRAAGFPNLPAIVATATALHAQAGELAAERDRLGALTAELRARLPALVDDVELLGDPDPAGRLPHLVAFSCLYVAGEALLGELDRAGIAVSSGSSCASDALTPSHVLVAMGALTHGNIRVSFGRDSSAADLAALLDALPGTVAGIRERAGVVGL
- a CDS encoding sulfurtransferase TusA family protein, with the translated sequence MSEANDGTRQAPDAGGPPDLVVDALGRHCPLPIIDLAKRFDDVPVGGTVELLADDPAAPADVAAWCRLRKQELLSARELHRGQAFLIRRVS